Part of the Chloracidobacterium sp. genome is shown below.
GCCGGAAAGGTCACGCCAGCGCAGATTTCCATGGCCAAGCGCAACAATGTGGCGATGGCGCTGGGAGTCGCCCGTGAAGCGCGGACGATTCTTGGCGCAAATGGCATCAGCGCCGAATATCCCGTCATGCGGCACATGAACAATCTTGAATCGGTGTTGACCTACGAGGGCACGCACGATATCCACACGCTGATTATCGGCGCAGAAGTCACCGGCATTCAAGCTTTCAAGTAGCCAAGCTCCGCATAGAAACGCTGAATTTGCGCCGCATCTCCGGCGTCATTGCGCCTCGGCGCGAGCTTTGATCATGCCGTTTGAACTTGTTGCACCCTACGCGCCCTGCGGCGACCAGCCGGCGGCGATTGAAACACTGGTCAAAAACTTCCAAAACGGCGCCAAACACCAAATTTTGCTCGGCGTCACCGGGTCGGGCAAAACCTTCACCGTTGCCAACGTCATTGCCCGGCTTCAGCGCCCGGCGCTCGTCATGGCGCACAACAAGACGCTCGCCGCGCAGCTTTACCAAGAGTTCAAGAGCTTTTTCCCACACAATGCAGTCGAGTACTTTGTCAGTTACTACGACTACTACCAGCCGGAGGCTTATGTTCCAGCGACCGACACCTACATCGAGAAGGAAGCCACCATCAACGACGAGATAGACCGGCTGCGGTTGTCGGCGACGCGGGCGGCTTTTGAGCGGCGCGACTTCATTATCGTCGCGTCGGTGTCCTGCATTTACGGCATCGGCGATCCTGACGCTTACTTCGGTATGATCTGTTTCGTCGAACCGGGCCAGACGATCCGCCGCAACAAGCTCATCGAGCGGTTGGTCGAGTTGCAGTATGACCGTGACGACGAAGACTTTGCGCGCGGGACGTTTCGCGTCCGAGGCGATACGGTGGAAGTGCATCCGAGCTACGCCGAGCAGGCGCTGCGGATTTCCTTCTGGGGCGACGAAATTGACGCGCTGGAGCTGTTTGACCCCCTGCTGGGCGAAACGATTGAGCGGATTACGCACAAGTACCCCATTTATCCCAAGTCGCATTACGTTACGCCGAAACATATTGTCCAGCGGGCGATCGAGACCATCCAGCGGGAGTTGGATGAGTGGGAGGCAGTGCTGCTGGCGCAGGGTAAGACCGTTGAAGCGCAGCGCCTGCGCCAGCGAACAACCTACGACCTGGAAATGATGCGGGAGCTGGGTTTCTGTCGCGGCATTGAGAACTATTCACGGCATTTGACGGGGCGACGGCCGGGCGAGCCTCCGCCGACGCTGTTTGACTATCTGCCGGATGATACGCTCATTGTCGTGGACGAAAGCCACCAGACCGTGCCGCAGGTACGCGGCATGTATGCCGGCGACCGTTCGCGCAAGCAAACCCTAGTGGATTTCGGTTTCCGGTTGCCCAGCGCATTGGACAATCGTCCGCTGAACTTCGCCGAGTGGGAACAGCGCGTCGGACAGGTGCTGTTTGTGTCGGCGACGCCGGGGCCATACGAGTTGGCCTGTACCGGGGGAGAAGTCGTTGAGCAAATTATTCGTCCAACAGGTCTGCTCGATCCGGTCATCAGCGTTCGTCCAGTACGCGGACAGATTGACGACCTGTTAGGCGAGATTCGACAGTGTAAGGCGCGGGGCGAACGGGCGCTGGTGCTGACGCTGACAAAAAAGATGGCCGAGGATTTGACGGACTACTACGCCG
Proteins encoded:
- the uvrB gene encoding excinuclease ABC subunit UvrB, producing MIMPFELVAPYAPCGDQPAAIETLVKNFQNGAKHQILLGVTGSGKTFTVANVIARLQRPALVMAHNKTLAAQLYQEFKSFFPHNAVEYFVSYYDYYQPEAYVPATDTYIEKEATINDEIDRLRLSATRAAFERRDFIIVASVSCIYGIGDPDAYFGMICFVEPGQTIRRNKLIERLVELQYDRDDEDFARGTFRVRGDTVEVHPSYAEQALRISFWGDEIDALELFDPLLGETIERITHKYPIYPKSHYVTPKHIVQRAIETIQRELDEWEAVLLAQGKTVEAQRLRQRTTYDLEMMRELGFCRGIENYSRHLTGRRPGEPPPTLFDYLPDDTLIVVDESHQTVPQVRGMYAGDRSRKQTLVDFGFRLPSALDNRPLNFAEWEQRVGQVLFVSATPGPYELACTGGEVVEQIIRPTGLLDPVISVRPVRGQIDDLLGEIRQCKARGERALVLTLTKKMAEDLTDYYAEVGVNVRYLHADIETLDRVKIIRDLRRGDFDVLVGVNLLREGMDLPEVSLVAILDADKEGFLRSEASLIQIIGRAARHVNGKAILYADRVTDSMRKAMDVTAYRRRVQQAYNLEHGVTPRSIVKPVEATLVTAHEAAYFKTTLDLEQFEAYAPERLEATIAQLEAEMRAAAKALEFEKAAALRDKIKYLKSRQVFA